A window of the Arachis duranensis cultivar V14167 chromosome 5, aradu.V14167.gnm2.J7QH, whole genome shotgun sequence genome harbors these coding sequences:
- the LOC107487103 gene encoding RINT1-like protein MAG2, which produces MDSLPAPSHLSPSALSFLDGKFHTNDVLSEASTLVAELQTQCSELDRSLNESTRRLGEGLSAYTSFSDDVNDRLSALASTCSSNAVPDGGRGEEGDGKGFREELAALAKEVARLENVRVYAETALKLNTLIGDIEDAVSHTINKHLRKPSSQNSEEPRLVAINMLKTTEGLLTSITKTQPQWKRLLSAADHRVDRALAILRPQAIADHQALLASLGWPPPLSSLASANQGLNPLLRMQADVRLKYSGNFLALCNLRELQRQRKCRQLEGHDREVARRQPLWVIEELANPLSLGSQRHFSKWIDKPEFIFTLVYKITSDYVDSMDEMLQLLIDEAKVIGYSCREEWISAMVTSLSTYLAKEIFPSYISQLEEESVTGIQSSARISWLHLIDLMIAFDKRIKSLVERSGILLFSDDNGMLQRISSLSVFCDRPDWLDLWAEIELGDALDKLKPDIEDENNWRKKVEAAVLSSCTDILKSPLISSAFLRHLSAVIERCRSLPSVTLRSKFLRLAGVPIIRKFFDSILVRCQEAEGLTALADDDAVIKVAVSNNAAHYFESALREWSEDVFFLEMDLDLDDKAELPSNADRNGEVLSESSGRVILDDEIKKLEDFRTEWVERISLVILRGFDARSRNYIKNKRQWQKVEEGWTVSKTLIDALDYLQSKMSVVEEALNSRDFVGVWRSLAAGIDQLIFNGILISSVKFHNGGVERFSSDIGVLFGVFGAWCLRPEGFFPKSSEGLKLLKLNENRVQECLAGGKRWLKENGIRHLTVTEAEKVVKNRVFSS; this is translated from the exons ATGGACTCGCTGCCTGCACCCTCTCACCTCTCTCCTTCCGCACTCTCCTTCCTTGACGGCAAGTTCCACACCAATGACGTCCTCTCCGAAGCTTCGACTCTCGTCGCCGAGCTACAGACTCAGTGCTCCGAGTTGGATCGGTCTCTGAATGAGTCCACTCGCCGACTAGGAGAGGGCCTCTCAGCTTACACTTCGTTCTCGGATGACGTCAACGACCGCCTCAGTGCCCTTGCCTCCACTTGCTCTTCCAACGCCGTGCCAG ATGGAGGAAGAGGCGAAGAGGGCGATGGCAAGGGTTTCAGAGAGGAACTTGCGGCTTTGGCGAAGGAAGTTGCCAGGTTGGAGAATGTTCGTGTTTATGCAG AAACAGCGCTGAAACTTAATACtttgattggtgatattgaagATGCTGTATCACATACCATAAACAAACACCTGAGGAAGCCTTCTAGTCAGAATTCGGAA GAACCGCGTCTGGTTGCtataaacatgctaaaaacaaCAGAAGGACTATTGACCTCAATTACAAAGACACAGCCTCAGTGGAAGCGTCTTTTATCAGCAGCTGATCATAGAGTAGATCGAGCTCTAGCTATCTTAAGACCCCAGGCAATTGCTGATCATCAAGCACTTCTTGCTTCCCTTGGATGGCCCCCACCTCTTTCTTCTTTGGCTTCTGCAAATCAAGGACTGAATCCTCTACTGCGTATGCAAGCAGATGTTAGACTCAAGTACTCTGGAAACTTTCTTGCTTTGTGCAACCTACGAGAGTTGCAAAGGCAAAGAAAATGTAGACAGCTTGAGGGCCATGATAGGGAGGTTGCTCGGCGACAACCACTTTGGGTAATTGAAGAGCTTGCAAATCCCTTGTCATTGGGTTCCCAGCGACATTTCTCAAAATGGATTGATAAACCAGAATTTATATTTACGCTTGTATATAAGATCACAAGCGATTATGTTGATTCAATGGATGAAATGTTGCAGCTTTTGATTGATGAAGCAAAAGTAATTGGCTATAGTTGCAGAGAAGAATGGATTTCAGCAATGGTTACTTCCTTATCAACATACTTGGCAAAAGAAATTTTCCCTAGTTATATTAGTCAACTAGAAGAGGAGAGTGTTACAGGTATTCAATCATCTGCTAGAATATCGTGGCTGCATCTGATTGACCTGATGATAGCTTTTGATAAAAGGATCAAGTCTTTGGTGGAGCGTTCTGGAATTTTGCTATTTTCTGATGACAATGGTATGTTGCAGAGGATTTCTTCACTATCTGTATTTTGTGATAGACCAGACTGGCTTGATCTGTGGGCAGAAATAGAGCTAGGTGATGCCCTTGATAAGCTTAAACCTGACATTGAAGATGAGAATAATTGGAGAAAGAAAGTTGAAGCTGCAGTTCTCTCATCATGTACTGATATTCTCAAGTCTCCCCTAATTTCCAGTGCATTTCTTCGCCATCTATCAGCTGTTATTGAACGATGTAGATCATTACCAAGTGTTACTTTGAGGTCCAAATTTCTCAGATTAGCAGGTGTGCCTAttataagaaaattttttgattCCATACTTGTCCGTTGCCAAGAAGCTGAAGGACTAACTGCCTTAGCTGATGATGATGCTGTAATTAAAGTAGCAGTTTCCAACAATGCTGCCCATTACTTTGAATCTGCATTAAGGGAATGGTCTGAGGATGTCTTTTTCCTTGAGATGGATCTGGATCTGGATGATAAAGCAGAGTTGCCAAGTAATGCAGATAGAAATGGCGAAGTTTTGTCAGAGAGTTCTGGTAGGGTCATCTTGGATGACGAGATCAAGAAGTTAGAAGATTTTAGAACAGAATGGGTTGAAAGGATATCTCTAGTTATTTTGAGAGGTTTTGACGCTCGATCTCGAAATTACATCAAGAACAAGAGGCAATGGCAAAAGGTTGAAGAAGGGTGGACTGTGTCGAAGACACTGATAGATGCCCTAGATTATTTGCAAAGCAAAATGTCAGTTGTAGAAGAAGCTTTGAATAGTAGGGATTTTGTTGGGGTATGGAGAAGTTTGGCTGCTGGAATTGatcaattgatttttaatgGTATTCTTATAAGTAGTGTAAAATTTCATAATGGTGGTGTCGAAAGATTCAGCAGCGATATTGGTGTTTTATTTGGGGTATTTGGGGCGTGGTGTTTGAGACCGGAAGGATTTTTTCCAAAATCAAGCGAAGGTCTTAAGTTgttgaaattgaatgaaaacAGAGTGCAAGAATGTCTTGCTGGTGGGAAGAGATGGTTGAAGGAAAATGGGATCAGGCATCTGACTGTAACCGAAGCAGAAAAGGTTGTGAAGAATAGGGTGTTCTCAAGTTGA
- the LOC107487102 gene encoding putative disease resistance protein RGA4, with the protein MADALLGIVVENLHTFLRDQLATFYGVQSQIQELSSNLTAIHAVIQDAEEKQITSHAVKDWLNKLSDAAHVLDDMLDECSIKFNALQIPHGNCFSCFNPEMILFRFDIGKRMKAIRDRFLQIDEERRRFELQPGVVERLQEDEEWHQTSSLITEQRIYGRHQDIETIVELLSTGAGDGDGEDLAVYPIVGVGGLGKTTLARWVFNDERVIKHFDFRIWVCVSNDFNMMRILKSIVESATKKNPDLFTLEAMQKRVQEELLGKRCLIVLDDVWNEDQDKWEKLKYTLQCGSGTKGASILVTTRLESVASIMGTCPFHHLLPLSEDENWLLFKHYAFGQEREERAELVTIGKEIVKKCAGSPLASKALGSLLRFRNDVKQWLSVKISKLWDIPEGNAIMDALRISYFNLDLSIRRCFSFCAIYPQDFQIVKEQLIHLWMANGLIKARGNMEVEEVGNEVWDELCQKSFFQDVRTDSSGTITFKMHDLFLELAQSIMGEECVVSKSANLTSLTSRVHHVSCLDFYETLNLNQGALKKAESLRTFINLYPTLSNSRVLPTISSLRALTTSSSKLSALKNLTHLRYLTLYNSSITTLPKSVSRLQKLQILKLEDCDYLSCLPKQLTQLQDLRHLIVKNCESLVALPPKIGNLKRLRTLSTFIVHPKEGFTLAELRDLQLGGKLHIKGLKHVPNECDAKAANLSSKKDLNCLYLSWGSNANLQCNDDEKVLEALEAHSNIKSFGMKGYNGTKMPNWMNNISLLSRLTNVIFYDCNNCEQLPALGKLPHLTILFVCGMRDLKYIDDDAYEGAEEKAFKSLKKLTLFRLPNLERVLRDERAEMLPLLSELSISCVPKLKLPHLPSVSHLQIQGLKSVFDYNGNKSIASFPEPIVQNMHHIKTLRIEYFYEKVLPDELSSLSVLQELVLFGCDELESLSENVLQGLSSLRILKIMCCDRLNNLTEGMRHLMHLERLEIWACPELVALPSSMNQLTSLLDVTIFGEDNNPIIPEGLQYIPSLQILTLYNVDSLPEWLGHMTSLQQLHIGLCPELRSLPSGFRHLTNLHKLYINECPKLAKQCKRESGEDWQNIAHIPHFELVAVQEETFCDKISTKWNPRKSTKDQSYYLTPDYEFDRMVDQL; encoded by the exons ATGGCCGATGCTCTACTTGGAATTGTCGTTGAAAACTTGCACACTTTTCTGCGGGACCAGCTCGCAACCTTCTATGGTGTTCAATCGCAGATCCAAGAACTATCCAGTAATCTCACTGCAATCCATGCTGTAATTCAAGATGCTGAAGAGAAGCAGATAACAAGCCACGCCGTTAAGGATTGGTTGAACAAGCTCTCTGATGCAGCCCACGTGCTCGATGATATGCTGGATGAGTGTTCAATAAAATTCAACGCTCTGCAAATCCCGCACGGAAATtgtttttcatgtttcaatccGGAGATGATTTTGTTTCGTTTTGATATTGGTAAGAGGATGAAAGCTATTAGAGATAGGTTCCTGCAGATtgatgaagaaagaagaaggttTGAGTTGCAGCCAGGGGTTGTAGAGAGGCTTCAAGAAGACGAGGAATGGCACCAGACGAGTTCTCTCATCACGGAGCAGAGAATTTATGGTAGACACCAGGACATAGAGACTATTGTGGAGCTTCTTTCAACGGGTGctggtgatggtgatggtgaagATCTTGCTGTGTATCCCATTGTTGGGGTTGGTGGACTTGGAAAAACAACACTTGCTCGATGGGTCTTCAATGACGAAAGGGTAATCAAACATTTTGATTTTAGAATCTGGGTTTGTGTTTCCAATGATTTCAATATGATGAGAATTTTGAAGTCAATTGTAGAATCTGCTACTAAAAAGAACCCGGACCTATTTACTCTAGAAGCGATGCAGAAGAGAGTTCAGGAAGAGTTGCTAGGCAAAAGGTGCTTGATTGTTCTTGATGATGTGTGGAATGAAGATCAAGATAAATGGGAGAAGTTGAAGTATACCCTGCAATGTGGAAGTGGAACTAAAGGTGCTTCAATTTTGGTTACCACTCGACTTGAAAGTGTTGCTTCCATCATGGGAACATGCCCGTTTCATCACTTGTTACCTTTATCTGAGGATGAAAACTGGTTATTGTTCAAACACTATGCATTTGGTCAAGAGAGGGAGGAGCGTGCAGAGCTTGTGACCATAGGCAAGGAGATCGTGAAAAAATGTGCAGGTTCCCCTCTTGCATCCAAAGCACTTGGGAGCCTTTTGCGTTTTAGAAATGATGTAAAACAATGGCTCAGTGTGAAGATAAGTAAGTTATGGGATATACCTGAGGGTAATGCTATCATGGATGCTTTGAGAATTAGCTACTTTAATTTGGATTTGTCTATAAGGCGATGCTTTTCTTTTTGCGCCATTTACCCTCAAGATTTTCAGATTGTGAAGGAACAACTAATTCACCTTTGGATGGCCAATGGACTCATTAAAGCTAGAGGGAACATGGAGGTTGAGGAAGTTGGTAATGAAGTGTGGGATGAATTATGCCAGAAATCATTTTTCCAAGACGTGAGGACTGATTCATCGGGTACAATTACATTCAAGATGCATGATTTATTTCTTGAACTTGCGCAATCTATAATGGGCGAAGAATGTGTGGTCTCTAAGTCTGCAAACTTGACCAGTTTGACAAGCAGAGTCCATCATGTGAGTTGCTTAGACTTTTATGAAACGTTGAACTTAAATCAAGGTGCCTTGAAGAAAGCTGAATCCTTGAGGACTTTCATTAACCTTTATCCAACGTTAAGCAATTCTCGTGTGCTGCCAACGATCAGTTCTCTCCGTGCTTTAACTACGAGCTCTTCTAAGCTCTCAGCACTGAAGAATTTAACACATTTGAGGTACTTAACACTCTATAATAGTTCCATCACAACCTTACCTAAGTCTGTTTCCAGGTTGCAAAAGTTGCAAATTCTTAAGCTTGAAGATTGTGATTATCTTTCCTGTCTACCCAAACAATTAACACAGTTACAAGATCTCAGACATCTTATAGTCAAAAACTGCGAGTCATTGGTAGCACTGCCTCCCAAAATTGGAAATTTGAAGCGTCTAAGAACATTAAGTACTTTCATTGTGCATCCAAAGGAAGGGTTTACTTTGGCAGAGTTACGTGATTTACAACTTGGTGGCAAGCTACATATCAAAGGCCTTAAACATGTCcctaatgaatgtgatgctaAAGCTGCTAATTTATCTAGTAAGAAGGACCTGAATTGCTTATACTTATCATGGGGTAGTAATGCTAATTTGCAGtgtaatgatgatgagaaagtTCTTGAAGCCCTTGAAGCCCACTCCAATATCAAGAGTTTTGGGATGAAGGGTTATAATGGAACAAAAATGCCCAATTGGATGAATAATATTTCACTTCTCTCCAGGTTAACTAATGTTATATTCTATGACTGCAATAATTGTGAGCAGCTTCCTGCACTTGGTAAATTACCACATTTAACAATTCTTTTTGTATGTGGAATGAGAGATTTGAAGTACATTGATGATGATGCATACGAGGGTGCAGAGGAAAAGGCTTTTAAGTCCTTGAAGAAGCTGACTTTGTTCCGGTTGCCAAATTTGGAGAGGGTGCTGAGAGATGAAAGAGCAGAGATGCTCCCACTTCTTTCTGAATTAAGCATCTCATGTGTCCCCAAATTAAAATTGCCTCACCTTCCATCTGTTTCACATCTTCAAATTCAAGGATTGAAGTCTGTATTTGATTATAATGGTAATAAGAGCATTGCTTCCTTCCCTGAACCGATTGTGCAAAATATGCATCATATTAAGACCCTAAGAATTGAATATTTCTATGAAAAGGTATTACCAGATGAACTCAGCAGCCTCAGCGTACTGCAGGAATTAGTACTTTTTGGTTGTGATGAACTTGAGTCTCTTTCAGAGAATGTGTTGCAAGGTCTGAGTTCTCTTCGAATTTTGAAGATTATGTGCTGTGATAGATTAAATAACTTGACAGAAGGTATGAGGCACCTAATGCATCTTGAGCGCCTTGAGATTTGGGCTTGTCCAGAGCTGGTAGCTCTGCCAAGTAGCATGAATCAGCTAACTTCCCTTCTTGATGTTACAATATTTGGTGAGGACAATAACCCTATCATACCAGAAGGGTTACAATACATCCCTTCCCTCCAAATTTTGACTCTATATAATGTAGATTCATTGCCAGAGTGGTTGGGACATATGACTTCTCTTCAACAGTTACACATTGGTTTGTGTCCTGAGTTAAGGTCACTGCCCAGTGGCTTTCGGCACCTGACCAACTTGCATAAGCTATACATTAATGAGTGCCCGAAGCTTGCAAAGCAATGCAAGAGAGAATCTGGGGAAGACTGGCAAAACATTGCTCACATCCCACATTTTGAATTGGTTGCAGTGCAGGAAGAGACATTTTGTG ATAAAATCAGTACTAAATGGAATCCGAGGAAGTCAACCAAAGATCAGAGTTATTATCTCACTCCAGATTATGAATTTGACAGAATGGTTGATCAGCTCTGA